A single window of Nicotiana sylvestris chromosome 3, ASM39365v2, whole genome shotgun sequence DNA harbors:
- the LOC138887259 gene encoding uncharacterized protein, which yields MKKDGTMRMCIDYKQLNKVTINNSQEEHAEHLRAILQWLREEKLYAKFSKCEIRASDTERFTSTKGYSKVEVGADHHGFFVVRFLWTLRKFDAIWVIVDRLTKSAHFISVCTTYSSEQLAAIYIREIVRLHEVLVSIILDRGTQFTLKFWRVIQRELGTQVELSTAFHSQMYGQSEHTIQILEDMLRACVIDFGGWFELGEARLLGTDLLQDALDKVKVIQERLCTVQLRQKSYANRKYIGDPSHVLDFSMVQLDGDLTYDVEPVAILEQHVRILRSKDITSMRVQCRGRPVEEVTWETEREIRSRYPHLFEVSGMFLDSFVDECLFKRGRM from the exons atgaagaaggatggcacgatgaggatgtgcattgattacaagcagttgaacaaagtcacaatcaataacag tcaagaggagcacgctgAGCATCTGAGAGCTATATTGCagtggttgagggaggagaagctttatgcaaagttctccaagt gtgaaatacgagcatcagatACCGAGAGGTTTACTTCAACAAaaggatattccaaagtggaagtaggagcggatcaccatggattttttGTAGTTAGATTCctatggactttgaggaagttcgatgctatttgggtgattgtggatcggctgaccaagtccgcgcacttcatttctgtatgtactacctattcttcagagcagctaGCTGCGatttatattcgagagattgtcCGCCTGCATGAggttctagtttccatcattttggacagaggtactcaattcacatTGAAGTTTTGGAGAGTCAtacaacgagagttgggtactcaggttgagttgagcacagcttttcactcTCAGATgtacgggcagtccgagcacactattcagatattggaggacatgttgcgcgcttgtgtcattgattttgggg gatggtttgagctgggtgaggctaggcttttgggtacagacttgttgcaggatgctttggacaaagTGAAAGTGATTCAAGAGCGGCTTTGTACAGTGCAgttgaggcaaaagagttatgctaacaggaag tatattggtgatccgtctcatgttttggattttagcatggttcagttagacggcgatttgacttatgatgtggagccagtggctattttggagcagcATGTCCGAatattgagatcaaaggatataacaTCAATGAGGGTGCAATGTagaggtcggcctgtggaggaggtcacttgggagaccgagcgggagatacgaagtagatatcctcacctatttgaggtttcaggtatgtttcttgactcgttcgtggacgaatgtttgtttaagaggggaaggatgtaG